Proteins from one Amycolatopsis benzoatilytica AK 16/65 genomic window:
- a CDS encoding LLM class flavin-dependent oxidoreductase: MKKIGFLSFGHWSESAHSQTRSAADFLHQSIDLAVAAEELGVDGAYFRVHHFARQAGSPFPLLAAIGARTSKIEIGTGVIDMRYENPLYMIEDAGAADLISGGRLQLGVSRGSPEQVIDGWRYFGYAPAEGETEADMARERVEVFLKLLEGEGFAKPNPRPMFANPPGLLRLEPHSEGLRDRIWWGSGSNATAVWAAKLGMNLQSSTLKDDETGEPLHVQQRKQIEAYREAWKEAGHEREPRVSVSRSIFALTNDLDRAYFGSDRNSRDQIGMIDENTRAIFGRSYAAEPDELVRQLKEDEAVQAADTLLLTVPNQLGVEYNAHVLESILTHVAPELGWR, encoded by the coding sequence GTGAAGAAGATAGGCTTCCTCTCGTTCGGCCACTGGTCGGAGAGCGCGCATTCGCAGACCCGGTCGGCCGCCGACTTCCTGCATCAGTCGATCGACCTCGCCGTCGCCGCCGAGGAGCTCGGTGTGGACGGCGCTTACTTCCGCGTGCACCACTTCGCGCGGCAGGCGGGCAGCCCGTTCCCGCTGCTCGCCGCCATCGGCGCGCGGACGTCGAAGATCGAGATCGGCACCGGCGTGATCGACATGCGCTACGAGAACCCGTTGTACATGATCGAGGACGCCGGCGCGGCGGACCTGATTTCGGGCGGCAGGCTCCAGCTCGGGGTGAGCCGGGGGTCCCCCGAGCAGGTCATCGACGGCTGGCGCTACTTCGGCTACGCCCCGGCCGAGGGCGAGACCGAGGCGGACATGGCCCGCGAGCGCGTCGAGGTCTTCCTGAAGCTGCTCGAGGGCGAAGGCTTCGCGAAGCCGAACCCGCGTCCGATGTTCGCCAACCCGCCCGGCCTGCTGCGCCTGGAACCGCACTCCGAGGGCCTGCGCGACCGGATCTGGTGGGGTTCGGGCTCGAACGCGACCGCGGTCTGGGCCGCCAAGCTGGGCATGAACCTGCAGAGCTCCACGCTCAAGGACGACGAGACCGGCGAGCCGCTGCACGTCCAGCAGCGCAAGCAGATCGAGGCGTACCGCGAAGCGTGGAAGGAGGCCGGGCACGAGCGCGAGCCGCGCGTGTCGGTGAGCCGCAGCATCTTCGCGCTGACCAACGACCTGGACCGGGCCTACTTCGGCAGCGACCGCAACTCGCGCGACCAGATCGGCATGATCGACGAGAACACCCGGGCGATCTTCGGCCGCTCGTATGCCGCCGAGCCGGACGAGCTGGTCCGGCAGCTCAAGGAGGACGAGGCGGTCCAGGCGGCGGACACGCTGCTGCTGACAGTGCCGAACCAGCTCGGTGTCGAGTACAACGCGCACGTGCTGGAGAGCATCCTGACGCACGTGGCCCCGGAGCTCGGCTGGCGCTGA
- a CDS encoding LppA family lipoprotein, with protein MTRPSRLKAALAVALAAAALTACSVEKSPFPGDNVDRDPAEVWAALMRLPDTDQARQQYQQLDTELRQALTAAIPKLGPWKPSENATGSRAGCGARFPGVGNDGEQASLGDHVVPGNLPDADYEKALAVIGTIAKRYGFDPQPQRLHDAPGSHDAVFHNRTDEGEISFGTAVNTSLQLSLSCHLFPAAKKRGTPSSTP; from the coding sequence ATGACCCGGCCCAGCCGCCTGAAAGCGGCGCTCGCCGTAGCCCTGGCCGCCGCAGCCCTGACTGCGTGCAGCGTCGAAAAGTCGCCTTTCCCAGGAGACAACGTGGACCGAGACCCGGCAGAAGTCTGGGCCGCCTTGATGCGGCTGCCCGACACCGACCAAGCCCGCCAGCAATACCAGCAACTCGACACCGAACTCCGCCAAGCCCTCACCGCCGCCATCCCCAAACTGGGGCCTTGGAAACCTAGTGAGAACGCCACCGGCTCGCGAGCAGGATGTGGCGCACGGTTCCCCGGCGTCGGCAACGACGGCGAGCAGGCAAGCTTGGGCGACCACGTGGTGCCCGGGAACCTGCCGGACGCCGACTACGAGAAAGCCCTCGCCGTCATCGGGACCATCGCCAAGCGCTATGGATTCGACCCGCAGCCCCAGCGGTTGCACGACGCACCCGGATCACACGACGCCGTGTTCCACAACAGGACCGACGAAGGGGAAATTTCCTTCGGCACTGCGGTAAATACCAGCCTTCAGCTAAGCCTCAGCTGCCATCTATTCCCCGCTGCCAAAAAGCGCGGCACACCCTCCAGCACACCCTAA